GGCGATGTTCGGCCCGAGCAGCACGAAGACGGCATACAGCGGCAAGTCCAGCGTCCAGCGCTGCCTGCGCACCCACATCACCAGTGCTCGCACGTCTCCGAACGTAACGCCCGACGGCCGCTCGCCGCGTCCTTCCGCGGTATGCCTCGCCTCCTCCGATGGGACGACCCACGCGGCCCGATCGGCCGATCCGCGGCCACGGGTGGCGTCCTTAGGTTCGGGTTCATGTCGATCACCACGGAGTTCTTCCGGCACCCCATGCTGACGGGTGCGATTGCGGCCAGTTCCGCGTCTTTGGCCACGGCCATGACCCGCGGCCTGGGTCTCGAGGGCGCTGGTTCTGTTGTCGAGCTGGGCCCGGGGACGGGGGTGTTCACCTCGGCGGTGTTGTCGTTGCTGCCGTCGTCCGCGTCGTTCACGGCTATCGAGATCAACCCTCGGCTGGCTTCTGCGCTGCGTTCGCGGTTCCCCTCCGTCTCGGTGGTGTGCGGCTCGGCTTGCTCGGTGGGTTCCCTGAGTGTGGCGCCGCCTGACGTCGTGATCTCCGGCCTGCCCTGGACGGCCATGCCCTCTTCGCGTCAGCAGGAGATTCTGGACTCGGTCTGCTCGGTCCTGTCTCCGCGCGGCTGCTTCACGACGTTCGCCTACGCCCACACCGCCTGGACCCCGCCGGCCCGCCACTTCGCCCGGCTGTTGCGCAGCCGGTTCTTCGTGGTGGAGCGAACTCCGGTCGTGTGGCGCAACCTGCCCCCGGCGTATGTGTATCGGGCCGCGCTGCCGGTTTCCGCCGGGATTTCCCGTGAACGCGCTGCTGCACCCGCTTCTTGACGCACCCGCGGTGGTCGTCTACGTCGTGTGCGCCTTGGTGATCACGGCGGAAACGGCTCTGCTGCCGGGGATCGTGCTGCCGACACTGTCCACTCTGCTGCTGATGGGCTTTATGGTGCAGCGGGGGACGTTGTCCTGGTGGGTGGCCTTGGTGGTGTGCGTGTTCGCTGCTTTTGCGGGGGACCAGGTGGCGTATTGGGAGGGGCGGGTGCTGGGGCCGCGGTTGCGTTCTTCGCGCCTGGGCCGCCGGGTTGGCTCCGCGCGCTGGGATCGGGCCGAGTCGGTGGTCGTGCGGTTCGGCGTGCCGGCGGTGGTTTTGGGCCGGTGCCTCGCGGGGGTGCGGACGTTGGTGCCGCGAGTGGCCGGGTCGGCGGGGTTGCCGTATCGGCGGTTTGTGGTGGGGAGCGTTTGTGCTGCCGTCATGTGGGCTGGGGTTGAGTTGTTCGCGGGGCAGCTGACGGGGTGGGCTGTGCCGTGAGCAAAGCCGCCGTTTCCGCGTCCGCCGGCAGGAACGTCTCCAGACTCAGCTCCGCGATCGTCACGTCGACCGCCGTGGTGAGGCGGGTGATGGCGGTGATCAGGCGGAGGTCGCCCAGGGAGGTGGACAGCTGCAGGGGCACCGCGAAGCCGAGGTGGTCCGGCGAAGGTGGCGAAGGTGCGGGCAGGTACGAAGTGAGCTCGTCCAGCAACTCGGCCTGACGTGGGTCTGGCAGCCCCTGGCGAGGACGTTCGAGCACGTGCTGCGCCCAGTCGGCGAAGTTGTGGATGCGCGGGGCCATGCCGTCGGGGTGGAGGGCGAGGCGCAGGACGTTCACGGGTGGCGCCAGCAGCTCGCCGGCCACGCCTTCCGTCAGGAGTGTGAAGGCGTCGTTCGCGGACACCAGCGTGCCGTAGCGGTCGACGATCAGCGCCGGGTACGGGCGGTGGCCGTCCAGCAGAGCCGCCAAGGAATCGAGGACGGGGGCCAGCCGGGGGTCGTCGAGCGGGGTCTCGGCGTAGCTCGGCGCGAAGCCGGCCGTCAGGAGCAGGGCGTTGCGTTCGCGCAGCGGCAGGCCGAGGGCCTCGGCCACGCGGACGACCATGCCCCGCCCGGGAGTCGAACGGCCGCGCTCCAGGAAGCTCACGTGCCGCTGCGTGGTGCCGGCGGCCAGGGCCAGGTCGAGCTGGCTGAGGCGGCGGCGGGTGCGGGCGTCGCGCAACGCGGTGGCGAAAGCCGGGTCCATGGGGCCAGGCAAGCAGAGCCGATGTGGTTCTTCAACCGGGTTGCGGCGGCGGGCGTTGCGAGGACCGATCTCGCGACCTCAGGCAAGCAGACCCGCGTCATTCCTTCAAGGGAATTGCCGCCGGACGTGCGGCGGAACAGTCTCGACCCCATGCACTACGGACTCCTCCTGCCCGCCGGACAGGCCCAGCTTCCCGTCACCGCCGTCGTCGAGCTCGCGCGCGAGGCCGAGCGCCTCGGCTTCGACTCCGTCTGGGCGGGCGACTCGCTCGTCCGCGCGCGGGCCGAGCCGCTCACCTTGCTGACCGCCGTGGCGCAGGCCACTCAGCGCGTGACGGTGGGGACCGCCGCGATGTTGCCCGCGTTCCGCCAGCCCGTGCAGGCGGCGTGTGCGATCTCGACCCTCGACCAGCTCTCCGGCGGCCGCCTCGTCCTCGGCCTCGGCGCGGGGTTCCCCGGTTTCAGCGAACCCGAGTTCGACCTGGTCGGCGTGCGGTTCAAGACGCGCTTCTCCCACCTCGACGACGTCGCCCGCCTCTGGCGCGACCTCTGGACCGGCACCCCCCGCTCCTTCCACGGCAAGGTCCTCCACCACGACTGGCTCCCCGACGTCCCCGCGCCCTCCCGCCCCGGCGGCCCACCCCTGTGGCTCGCCGGCACCACGCCGTCCGCGCTCCGCCGCACGGCCGACCTGTACGACGGCTGGCTCCCGTACCCACCCGACCCCGCCGACTACGCCCGCGGCCTCACCACCATCCGCTCGCTCACCGACCGCCCCATCACCCCGGCGCTGTTCGCGACGGCCTTCGTCGCCGACGACCCGGAACGCGGCCGCCAGGCGCTGGACACCTACTGCCAAGCCACGTACGCCCGCCCGCTGTCCGCGATCGGCACCATCCAGACCATGCTCACCGGCCCGATCACAACCGTCGCAGCCGGCTTGCGCGAGTACGAACTCGCTGGTGCAGACCACATTCTGCTGCGCATCGCCGCGCTGGACGCCGACGTGGTGGCCGACCAGTTGCGCCTGCTCGCGGGACTCGTGCAGACCAATTTGCCGCAACACTGAACCCTCCGGGGCCTCCCGTCCGTGTCGTGAATGGATCCCCACCCGGGGATCCGTTGACACGAAAGGAAAGTCATGAAGATCACCGGAGACCCCGACTGGAACCGCGGCACCACCCGGGCAACGTCGTTGCCCGATCGAGTGAACCTCTGAACCAGCGCTCAGGTCCCCGCCGTGTCACCCACGGACTCGATCACCGGGATCCGTTGCCACGGAAAGGAAGTTCAGTCATGACCACTCCTCACGTCTTCCGCGCGGGTGCTCCCGCCAACCTCGCGACGTTGCGGTCGCTGCGGGAGCTTCCGGGCCGGTGGATGGGCAAAGGGTTCAACCTGATCTCGCGCCCGGACAAGCACGACGAACAGCCGTTTTTCCTGCAGCTCAGCGCCACGCAGGAGACGATCGAGTTCGCGCCCATCGGCGCTCCGGTGCCGAACCGCGGGTCGGCCCAGGACGATATCTTCTTCCGCGGTGTGCACTACACGCAGCAGATCGCGGACGCGGCCACGGGCGGCGCGCTGCATTTCGAAACGGGCATGTGGCTGGACGTTCCGGCCACCACCGCGCCGGCCGCGCCCGAGACCGTGACCAGGCTGGCGACCATCCCGCACGGGATGCCTTGCTGGCGCAGGGAGAACCGCTGACCGTGCAAGGCGGCCCGCGCATCGATCCGGTGGACTCGACGCCCATCACCACCAGCACGGGCAAACCGGTCACCGATGAGAAGTACCTCGCGCCGTTCAAGAACACCGCGCTGCCCGTCGGCATCCCGGCCGAAGCGGTGGTGAACCCGAACGTGGTGCTCACCGACGCGATCAAGGGCCAGAAGATCACCGAAACCGTCGTGCTCCCGCTCTCGACCACCGACGCGATCGGCGGCACCGCCGGGGGCATCCAGAACATCCCGTTCGTGGTGGCGAACGCCAACGCCACCAGCATGACGGCCGTGTTCTGGATCGAGAAGGTGGAGGACCCGGTGCTGGGCCACTTCCTCCAGTTGCAGTACACCCAGACGATCATCCTGCGCTTCCTCGGCATCGACTGGCCGCACATCAACGTCGCGACGCTGATCAAGCAGTGAGGCGCGCGGCTTGAGCCGTTTCGTGAACGGGCGAGCCTGCACTCCGGCCCGGCCGGAGTGCGTGCTGATTCACGACACGGTTGCCGCAAGTCTGTCCGGCACCCGCAGCAATCGGGCTTCGGGAAACCTCGAGAAGGGCGCCGGCCTCACCGGCCTCAGGGGCACCACCATCCACACCATCACCGGCGATCATCACAAAATGGCTGGTAGGCGCCGACGCCGGCCGCAGCACCGGCCGCATTCGTCCTTCCCGGCGCGGACCCCCGGCTCCACCGGCAGCCAAGCCGGCAGGGCCACGTCGCGTGGGTGATCGTCGGCCAAGCCGACCCCAGGACCTCCGGACCGCCCTCACCACCTGGCTGGGCCACGCCCATCCTGTCGGTGCCCCGACGTAGTCTGGAAGGCGTGACCGACGCTCCACTGTCCGGACTCCTCCAAGCCATCCTGCCCGACCCCGCCCTGCGCGGGGTCGTCGAGCGCGCGGGCGCCCCGCTGCTCGAGCTGCAGGGCGCCGTGACCGCGCGGCAGCTGGTCGCCGCGGCGCTCGCCGAAGACGAAGCCAGAGGTGGCGCGGGCCGCCACGTGCTGGCCGTGACCGCCACCGGCCGGGAGGCCGACGAGCTCACCGCCGCCCTCGAAGCGCTGCTCGGGCGCGAGAAGGTCGTCGACTTCCCCTCGTGGGAGACGCTGCCCCACGAGCGCCTCTCGCCGCGCGCCGACACAGTCGGGCGCCGCCTGGAAGTGCTGCACCGCCTGCACAAGGGGGACGACGAGCTCAAGGTCGTCGTCTCCACCGTCCGGAGCCTGATCCAGCCCATGGCCCCCGGCCTCGGCTCGCTCGACCCCGTCGACCTGGTCGTCGGCGAGGAGCAGAGCTTCGAAGGCCTGCTGGAGCGGCTGGTCGAGCTGGCCTACACCCGCGTGGACATGGTCGAGAAGCGTGGCGAGTTCGCCG
The sequence above is a segment of the Amycolatopsis sp. 2-15 genome. Coding sequences within it:
- a CDS encoding class I SAM-dependent methyltransferase, whose translation is MSITTEFFRHPMLTGAIAASSASLATAMTRGLGLEGAGSVVELGPGTGVFTSAVLSLLPSSASFTAIEINPRLASALRSRFPSVSVVCGSACSVGSLSVAPPDVVISGLPWTAMPSSRQQEILDSVCSVLSPRGCFTTFAYAHTAWTPPARHFARLLRSRFFVVERTPVVWRNLPPAYVYRAALPVSAGISRERAAAPAS
- a CDS encoding DedA family protein, with amino-acid sequence MNALLHPLLDAPAVVVYVVCALVITAETALLPGIVLPTLSTLLLMGFMVQRGTLSWWVALVVCVFAAFAGDQVAYWEGRVLGPRLRSSRLGRRVGSARWDRAESVVVRFGVPAVVLGRCLAGVRTLVPRVAGSAGLPYRRFVVGSVCAAVMWAGVELFAGQLTGWAVP
- a CDS encoding helix-turn-helix transcriptional regulator; amino-acid sequence: MDPAFATALRDARTRRRLSQLDLALAAGTTQRHVSFLERGRSTPGRGMVVRVAEALGLPLRERNALLLTAGFAPSYAETPLDDPRLAPVLDSLAALLDGHRPYPALIVDRYGTLVSANDAFTLLTEGVAGELLAPPVNVLRLALHPDGMAPRIHNFADWAQHVLERPRQGLPDPRQAELLDELTSYLPAPSPPSPDHLGFAVPLQLSTSLGDLRLITAITRLTTAVDVTIAELSLETFLPADAETAALLTAQPTPSAAPRTTQPQPT
- a CDS encoding LLM class flavin-dependent oxidoreductase; the encoded protein is MHYGLLLPAGQAQLPVTAVVELAREAERLGFDSVWAGDSLVRARAEPLTLLTAVAQATQRVTVGTAAMLPAFRQPVQAACAISTLDQLSGGRLVLGLGAGFPGFSEPEFDLVGVRFKTRFSHLDDVARLWRDLWTGTPRSFHGKVLHHDWLPDVPAPSRPGGPPLWLAGTTPSALRRTADLYDGWLPYPPDPADYARGLTTIRSLTDRPITPALFATAFVADDPERGRQALDTYCQATYARPLSAIGTIQTMLTGPITTVAAGLREYELAGADHILLRIAALDADVVADQLRLLAGLVQTNLPQH